Proteins encoded together in one Streptomyces sp. B1I3 window:
- a CDS encoding ADP-ribosylglycohydrolase family protein, translated as MTAAPRPAGRPSPAPEAPLTRSTGSPGAAPTPLGLRITAEPADRPPPGRTAGTERGTEAAPGGRRRPSPGRQARIEGLLLGLAAGDAAGWPAARHRAARMPEWTRRLTRELDTFAEQNATTTLPVPIALNQPPEPLRLGPSDDAEWAAFAARTVLAAAADHAPGLSPGHRMRDAIDRSWNALAAEVAAASARAPEVESAVLPLRARISVRAGLGNLAAGLRPPATGHDNPHYFDDAACVRAAVLAVTHPGDPTAAAGLAEFDARYTQDGDGVHGARAVAAAIAVALAGADIDTMVNAALDRLPDGTEIARNAVHAVRLAREFGDEAAGAFALVPVLEHQIVDHVYSYGIAAAETVPVALALATAARGDIAQAVPAAACLSRVADSAPALAGALTGALGGIDTVPAGWREACRTLAGCALPRFAGTDLMELAGLLAATEPATPGGQFRHDTQTARIVHGRHDHHGTHSR; from the coding sequence ATGACCGCGGCCCCCCGGCCCGCCGGCCGCCCGTCTCCCGCCCCGGAGGCCCCCCTCACCCGCTCCACCGGCTCACCGGGCGCCGCTCCCACCCCCCTCGGTCTCCGCATCACCGCCGAACCGGCCGACCGCCCCCCGCCCGGCCGCACGGCCGGGACGGAGCGCGGGACGGAGGCCGCACCCGGTGGACGGCGGCGCCCCTCCCCCGGCCGGCAGGCGCGGATCGAGGGGTTGCTGCTCGGGCTGGCGGCCGGGGACGCCGCCGGCTGGCCCGCCGCCCGGCACCGGGCGGCGCGGATGCCCGAGTGGACCCGGCGGCTGACCCGGGAACTGGACACCTTCGCGGAGCAGAACGCGACGACCACGCTCCCCGTGCCCATCGCCCTCAACCAGCCGCCCGAGCCGCTGCGGCTCGGCCCGTCCGACGACGCCGAGTGGGCCGCGTTCGCCGCCCGGACCGTGCTGGCCGCCGCCGCCGACCACGCGCCCGGGCTCTCCCCAGGCCACCGGATGCGGGACGCGATCGACCGTTCGTGGAACGCCCTGGCCGCCGAGGTCGCCGCCGCCAGCGCCCGGGCTCCCGAGGTGGAGTCCGCCGTCCTGCCGCTCCGGGCCCGGATCTCCGTGCGGGCCGGGCTCGGAAATCTGGCGGCCGGGCTGCGTCCTCCGGCCACCGGGCACGACAATCCGCACTACTTCGACGACGCGGCCTGCGTCAGGGCAGCCGTCCTCGCGGTCACGCACCCCGGTGATCCCACGGCCGCCGCCGGGCTCGCCGAGTTCGACGCCCGGTACACCCAGGACGGCGACGGCGTGCACGGCGCCCGCGCCGTCGCCGCCGCGATCGCCGTGGCCCTGGCCGGGGCGGACATCGACACCATGGTGAACGCGGCGCTCGACCGGCTCCCCGACGGCACCGAGATCGCCCGCAACGCCGTGCACGCGGTGCGTCTGGCACGGGAGTTCGGGGACGAGGCGGCGGGCGCGTTCGCCCTCGTCCCCGTGCTGGAGCACCAGATCGTCGACCACGTCTACAGCTACGGCATCGCCGCCGCGGAGACCGTGCCGGTCGCCCTCGCGCTGGCCACCGCCGCGCGGGGCGACATCGCCCAGGCCGTCCCCGCGGCGGCCTGCCTGTCCCGGGTCGCCGACTCCGCACCCGCACTCGCCGGGGCGCTGACCGGCGCGCTGGGTGGGATCGACACCGTCCCCGCGGGCTGGCGGGAGGCCTGCCGCACGTTGGCGGGATGCGCGCTGCCCCGGTTCGCCGGCACCGATCTCATGGAACTCGCCGGGCTTCTGGCAGCCACGGAACCGGCCACTCCGGGTGGACAATTCCGTCATGACACCCAAACCGCCCGCATCGTCCACGGCAGGCACGACCACCACGGCACTCACTCTCGATGA
- a CDS encoding ADP-ribosylglycohydrolase family protein, whose protein sequence is MELRAGSPVEPPTGSGPGGRADRARGALLGLAVGDALGAPAENLRPSEIRRRWGRIEGFVSDDPAGTDDTEYAIFSGLLLARHGSALTVSHVERAWHHWIADLDEGPFRGAGFSERGTLENLRRGLAAPISAQHRHAWSDGLAMRAAPFGVFAAGRPAEAARLVAVDGRVSHEGEGIYGGQAVAAGVAAAMVGAGPASVIAAALSVVPMDSWTARSLRRAVTAAQRSYPDRLTAERAVRSAVVIGGYPWTDLAPEAVGLAFGAFTAARGDFRAAVLTAVNMGRDADTTAAVAGALAGALHGASAIPRAWASAIGPVRGSCLPSMRGHHVLDIAELLTPDDTEPPPGAPPRSGDPSAVTSQDGERPGTGESGTAGPGPGEAGARESAGEEPSRRPPSPAGMPEGRPALSFVRYEPPGGEGGPPRRRPGVPPSAMPAGGPAAGDRETAR, encoded by the coding sequence ATGGAGCTGAGGGCGGGCAGTCCGGTGGAGCCACCGACGGGCAGCGGGCCGGGTGGCAGGGCCGACCGGGCGCGGGGCGCTCTGCTGGGGCTCGCGGTGGGGGACGCGCTCGGCGCCCCGGCGGAGAACCTGCGCCCGTCCGAGATCCGCCGCCGGTGGGGCCGGATCGAGGGCTTCGTCAGCGACGACCCGGCGGGGACGGACGACACCGAGTACGCGATCTTCTCGGGGCTGCTGCTGGCGCGGCACGGTTCGGCTCTGACGGTCTCCCACGTGGAGCGGGCCTGGCACCACTGGATCGCCGACCTGGACGAGGGCCCGTTCCGGGGGGCGGGTTTCAGCGAGCGCGGCACGCTGGAGAACCTGCGCAGGGGCCTGGCCGCACCGATCTCGGCGCAGCACCGGCACGCGTGGAGCGACGGGCTCGCGATGCGGGCCGCACCGTTCGGCGTCTTCGCTGCGGGCCGGCCCGCGGAGGCGGCCCGGCTGGTGGCCGTCGACGGGCGGGTCAGCCATGAGGGCGAGGGCATCTACGGAGGTCAGGCGGTCGCGGCGGGGGTGGCCGCCGCGATGGTGGGGGCCGGGCCGGCGTCGGTGATCGCCGCCGCGCTCTCGGTCGTACCGATGGACTCGTGGACGGCCCGCTCGCTGCGGCGGGCGGTGACGGCCGCGCAGCGCTCGTACCCGGACCGGCTGACGGCGGAGCGGGCGGTGCGCTCCGCGGTGGTGATCGGCGGCTATCCGTGGACGGACCTGGCCCCGGAGGCGGTGGGCCTGGCCTTCGGGGCCTTCACGGCGGCGCGCGGCGACTTCCGCGCGGCGGTGCTGACGGCCGTGAACATGGGGCGGGACGCCGACACCACGGCCGCGGTGGCCGGCGCGCTGGCCGGCGCCCTGCACGGGGCGTCGGCCATCCCGCGCGCATGGGCGTCGGCGATCGGCCCGGTCCGGGGCAGCTGTCTGCCGTCCATGCGGGGCCACCACGTGCTGGACATCGCGGAACTGCTGACTCCGGACGACACCGAGCCGCCACCGGGGGCCCCGCCCCGGTCCGGCGACCCCTCCGCCGTCACGTCCCAGGACGGGGAGAGGCCCGGCACCGGGGAGTCCGGCACGGCAGGGCCCGGTCCGGGGGAAGCCGGCGCACGGGAGTCCGCCGGGGAGGAACCGTCGCGGAGGCCGCCCTCACCGGCCGGCATGCCGGAAGGGCGGCCGGCTCTCTCCTTCGTCCGGTACGAGCCGCCGGGCGGCGAGGGCGGCCCGCCCCGGCGGAGGCCCGGGGTCCCGCCGTCCGCCATGCCAGCCGGCGGGCCGGCCGCCGGCGACCGGGAGACCGCACGATGA
- a CDS encoding VIT1/CCC1 transporter family protein has product MAIIETDAVLHEAHRDNHTHRDVNGGWLRPAVFGAMDGLVSNLALMTGVAGGAVSHQTIVITGLAGLAAGAFSMAAGEYTSVASQRELVEAELDIERRELRKHPKDEMRELAALYESRGVEPALAQEVARQLSKDPEQALEIHAREELGIDPGDLPSPLVAAVSSFGAFALGALLPVLPYLLGATALWPAVLLALIGLFACGAVVSRVTARSWWFSGLRQLVLGGAAAALTYGLGTLFGVAVGS; this is encoded by the coding sequence GTGGCCATCATCGAGACCGACGCCGTACTGCACGAGGCGCACCGGGACAATCACACCCACCGTGACGTGAACGGCGGCTGGCTGCGGCCCGCGGTCTTCGGTGCCATGGACGGCCTGGTCTCCAACCTCGCCCTGATGACCGGCGTCGCCGGCGGAGCTGTCTCCCACCAGACCATCGTCATCACGGGCCTGGCGGGTCTGGCCGCGGGCGCGTTCTCCATGGCGGCGGGCGAGTACACCTCCGTCGCCTCGCAGCGCGAACTCGTCGAGGCCGAGCTCGACATCGAGCGGCGCGAGCTGCGCAAGCACCCCAAGGACGAGATGCGGGAGCTCGCCGCACTGTACGAGTCCCGCGGGGTCGAGCCCGCGCTCGCGCAGGAAGTCGCGCGGCAGCTGTCGAAGGATCCCGAGCAGGCGCTGGAGATCCACGCCCGCGAGGAACTCGGCATCGACCCCGGCGACCTGCCCTCCCCGCTCGTCGCCGCCGTGTCGTCCTTCGGCGCCTTCGCGCTGGGCGCCCTGCTGCCCGTACTGCCGTACCTGCTCGGGGCCACCGCACTGTGGCCCGCCGTGCTGCTCGCGCTGATCGGCCTGTTCGCCTGCGGTGCGGTGGTGTCCAGGGTGACGGCGCGCAGCTGGTGGTTCAGCGGACTGCGCCAGCTCGTGCTCGGCGGGGCTGCCGCGGCGCTCACCTACGGCCTGGGCACCCTCTTCGGTGTCGCGGTGGGAAGCTGA
- the gltB gene encoding glutamate synthase large subunit: MRSDAWSPMDGRPVQQGMYDPRNEHDACGVGFVATLTGVASHELVEQALTVLRNLEHRGATGSEIDSGDGAGILLQVPDAFLREAVTFELPEAGTYAVGIAFLPADESTQSVRQIEKIAAEEGLDVLGWRQVPVTPDILGNGARATMPEFRQLVVADGTSSGIALDRKAFVLRKRAEREAGVYFPSLSARTIVYKGMLTTGQLEPFFPDLSDPRFATTVALVHSRFSTNTFPSWPLAHPYRFVAHNGEINTVKGNRNWMKARESQLASSLFGEAQLDRIFPVCTPDASDSASFDEVLELLHLGGRSLPHSVLMMVPEAWENHASMDPARRAFYQYHSTMMEPWDGPACVTFTDGTQVGAVLDRNGLRPGRYWVTDDGLVVLSSEVGVLDIDPAKVVRKGRLQPGKMFLVDTAEHRIIEDDEIKASLAAENPYEEWLETGEIELEDLPEREHIVHTHASVTRRQQTFGYTEEELRVLVAPMARTAGEPLGSMGTDSPIAALSERPRLLFDYFTQLFAQVTNPPLDAIREELVTSLRSTLGPQGNILEPTAATCRNVALPFPVIDNDELAKLIHINADGDMPGMKAATLAGLYRVGGGGEALAARIEQICTEVDAAIEDGARLIVLSDRHSDAEHAPIPSLLLTSAVHHHLIRTKQRTQVGLLVEAGDVREVHHVALLIGYGAAAVNPYLAMESVEDLVRAGTFIEGIEPEQAIRNLIYALGKGVLKVMSKMGISTVASYRGAQVFEAVGLDEAFVAQYFNGTATKIGGAGLDVVAKEVAARHAKAYPASGISASHRALEIGGEYQWRREGEPHLFDPETVFRLQHATRNRRYDIFKKYTGRVNEQSERLMTLRGLFGFRSGREPISIDEVESVSDIVKRFSTGAMSYGSISQEAHETLAIAMNQLGGKSNTGEGGEDADRLYDPARRSSIKQVASGRFGVTSEYLVNADDIQIKMAQGAKPGEGGQLPGHKVYPWVAKTRHSTPGVGLISPPPHHDIYSIEDLAQLIHDLKNANPAARIHVKLVSEVGVGTVAAGVSKAHADVVLISGHDGGTGASPLTSLKHAGGPWELGLAETQQTLLLNGLRDRIVVQTDGQLKTGRDVVIAALLGAEEFGFATAPLVVSGCVMMRVCHLDTCPVGIATQNPVLRDRFSGKAEYIVNFFEFIAEEVREILAELGFRTIEEAVGHAELLDTDRAITHWKAQGLDLAPLFHVPELAEGAVRHQIAEQDHGLAKALDNELIKLAADALGADSAETAQPVRAQIAIRNINRTVGTMLGHEVTKKFGGAGLPDDTIDITFTGSAGQSFGAFLPRGVTLRLEGDANDYVGKGLSGGRVVVRPDRGADHLAEYSTIAGNTIAYGATGGELFLRGRTGERFCVRNSGATVVSEGVGDHGCEYMTGGHAVVLGETGRNFAAGMSGGIAYVIDLDPDNVNTGNLGAVEALDEVDEQWLHDVVRRHQEETGSTVAEKLLADWDTAVARFRKIIPSTYKAVLAAKDAAELAGLSEQETTEKMMEAATNG; this comes from the coding sequence ATGCGTTCCGACGCCTGGTCGCCCATGGACGGTCGCCCCGTTCAGCAGGGGATGTACGACCCCCGTAACGAGCACGACGCCTGTGGCGTCGGGTTCGTGGCCACTCTGACCGGTGTGGCCAGCCATGAGCTGGTCGAGCAGGCGCTGACCGTACTGCGCAACCTCGAACACCGCGGCGCCACCGGATCCGAGATCGACTCGGGTGACGGCGCCGGCATCCTTCTTCAGGTTCCGGACGCCTTCCTGCGCGAAGCGGTCACGTTCGAGCTCCCCGAGGCCGGCACGTACGCCGTCGGCATCGCCTTCCTGCCCGCGGACGAGTCGACCCAGTCCGTCCGGCAGATCGAGAAGATCGCCGCCGAAGAGGGCCTCGACGTCCTCGGCTGGCGTCAGGTCCCGGTCACCCCGGACATCCTCGGCAACGGCGCCCGCGCCACCATGCCCGAGTTCCGCCAGCTCGTCGTCGCCGACGGCACGAGCAGCGGCATCGCGCTGGACCGCAAGGCGTTCGTCCTGCGCAAGCGCGCCGAGCGTGAGGCCGGGGTGTACTTCCCGTCGCTCTCCGCGCGCACGATCGTCTACAAGGGCATGCTCACCACCGGGCAGCTGGAGCCGTTCTTCCCGGACCTCTCCGACCCCCGTTTCGCCACCACGGTCGCGCTGGTCCACTCCCGCTTCTCCACCAACACCTTCCCGAGCTGGCCGCTCGCACACCCGTACCGCTTCGTCGCGCACAACGGCGAGATCAACACGGTCAAGGGCAACCGCAACTGGATGAAGGCCCGGGAGTCCCAGCTCGCCTCGAGCCTCTTCGGCGAGGCGCAGCTCGACCGGATCTTCCCGGTCTGCACCCCGGACGCCTCGGACTCGGCCTCCTTCGACGAGGTACTGGAACTGCTCCACCTCGGCGGGCGCTCCCTTCCGCACTCGGTGCTGATGATGGTGCCAGAGGCCTGGGAGAACCACGCCTCCATGGACCCGGCCCGGCGCGCCTTCTACCAGTACCACTCCACGATGATGGAGCCCTGGGACGGCCCGGCCTGCGTCACCTTCACCGACGGCACCCAGGTCGGCGCGGTCCTCGACCGCAACGGCCTGCGCCCCGGCCGCTACTGGGTCACCGACGACGGCCTCGTCGTCCTCTCCTCCGAGGTCGGCGTCCTGGACATCGACCCGGCCAAGGTCGTCCGCAAGGGACGCCTCCAGCCCGGCAAGATGTTCCTCGTCGACACCGCCGAGCACCGCATCATCGAGGACGACGAGATCAAGGCGTCCCTGGCCGCCGAGAACCCGTACGAGGAGTGGCTGGAAACCGGCGAGATCGAACTCGAGGACCTCCCCGAGCGCGAGCACATCGTCCACACCCACGCCTCCGTCACGCGCCGCCAGCAGACCTTCGGATACACCGAGGAAGAGCTCCGCGTCCTCGTCGCCCCGATGGCCCGCACCGCCGGCGAGCCCCTCGGCTCCATGGGCACCGACTCACCGATCGCCGCGCTCTCCGAGCGCCCCCGGCTGCTCTTCGACTACTTCACCCAGCTGTTCGCCCAGGTCACCAACCCGCCGCTGGACGCCATCCGCGAGGAGCTCGTCACCTCGCTGCGCTCCACGCTCGGCCCCCAGGGCAACATCCTGGAGCCGACCGCGGCGACCTGCCGCAACGTCGCGCTGCCCTTCCCGGTCATCGACAACGACGAGCTGGCCAAGCTCATACACATCAACGCCGACGGCGACATGCCGGGCATGAAGGCCGCCACCCTGGCCGGCCTCTACCGGGTCGGCGGCGGCGGTGAGGCCCTGGCCGCCCGCATCGAGCAGATCTGCACCGAGGTCGACGCCGCCATAGAGGACGGCGCCCGCCTGATCGTGCTGTCCGACCGGCACTCCGACGCCGAGCACGCGCCGATCCCCTCGCTGCTGCTCACCTCGGCCGTCCACCACCACCTCATCCGCACCAAGCAGCGCACCCAGGTGGGCCTGCTGGTCGAGGCCGGTGACGTCCGCGAGGTCCACCACGTCGCCCTGCTCATCGGCTACGGCGCCGCCGCCGTCAACCCGTACCTGGCGATGGAGTCCGTCGAGGACCTCGTCCGCGCCGGCACGTTCATCGAGGGCATCGAGCCCGAGCAGGCCATCCGCAACCTCATCTACGCCCTCGGCAAGGGCGTCCTGAAGGTCATGTCCAAGATGGGCATCTCGACCGTCGCCTCCTACCGCGGCGCCCAGGTCTTCGAGGCCGTCGGCCTGGACGAGGCCTTCGTCGCGCAGTACTTCAACGGCACCGCCACCAAGATCGGCGGCGCCGGACTCGACGTCGTCGCCAAGGAGGTCGCCGCCCGTCACGCCAAGGCGTACCCCGCCTCCGGGATCTCCGCATCGCACCGCGCGCTGGAGATCGGCGGCGAGTACCAGTGGCGTCGCGAGGGCGAGCCGCACCTGTTCGACCCCGAGACGGTCTTCCGGCTCCAGCACGCCACCCGCAACCGCCGGTACGACATCTTCAAGAAGTACACCGGCCGGGTGAACGAGCAGTCCGAGCGCCTCATGACGCTCCGCGGTCTGTTCGGCTTCAGGTCGGGCCGCGAGCCGATCTCCATCGACGAGGTCGAGTCCGTCTCCGACATCGTCAAGCGCTTCTCCACCGGCGCCATGTCGTACGGCTCCATCTCCCAGGAGGCGCACGAGACCCTCGCCATCGCCATGAACCAGCTGGGCGGCAAGTCCAACACCGGTGAGGGCGGCGAGGACGCGGACCGGCTGTACGACCCGGCACGCCGCTCCTCCATCAAGCAGGTCGCCTCCGGCCGCTTCGGTGTGACCAGCGAGTACCTGGTCAACGCGGACGACATCCAGATCAAGATGGCGCAGGGCGCCAAGCCCGGCGAGGGCGGCCAGCTGCCCGGCCACAAGGTCTACCCGTGGGTCGCCAAGACCCGGCACTCCACCCCGGGTGTCGGCCTGATCTCGCCCCCGCCGCACCACGACATCTACTCCATCGAGGACCTGGCTCAGCTGATCCACGACCTCAAGAACGCCAACCCGGCGGCCCGCATCCACGTGAAGCTGGTCTCCGAGGTCGGCGTCGGAACGGTCGCCGCGGGCGTCTCCAAGGCCCACGCGGACGTCGTCCTCATCTCCGGCCACGACGGCGGCACGGGCGCGTCCCCGCTCACCTCGCTCAAGCACGCGGGCGGCCCCTGGGAGCTCGGCCTCGCCGAGACCCAGCAGACCCTGCTGCTCAACGGCCTGCGTGACCGGATCGTCGTCCAGACCGACGGCCAGCTCAAGACCGGCCGCGACGTCGTCATCGCCGCGCTGCTGGGCGCCGAGGAGTTCGGTTTCGCGACCGCGCCGCTCGTCGTCTCCGGCTGCGTCATGATGCGCGTCTGCCACCTCGACACCTGCCCGGTCGGCATCGCCACCCAGAACCCGGTCCTGCGCGACCGGTTCTCCGGCAAGGCCGAATACATCGTCAACTTCTTCGAGTTCATCGCCGAAGAGGTCCGCGAGATCCTCGCCGAGCTCGGCTTCCGCACCATCGAGGAGGCCGTCGGCCACGCCGAACTCCTCGACACGGACCGGGCCATCACGCACTGGAAGGCACAGGGCCTCGACCTCGCGCCCCTCTTCCACGTGCCCGAGCTGGCCGAGGGCGCGGTGCGCCACCAGATCGCCGAACAGGACCACGGCCTGGCCAAGGCCCTCGACAACGAGCTGATCAAGCTCGCCGCCGACGCCCTCGGCGCCGACAGCGCCGAGACCGCCCAGCCCGTCCGGGCCCAGATCGCGATCCGCAACATCAACCGCACCGTCGGCACCATGCTCGGCCACGAGGTGACCAAGAAGTTCGGTGGTGCGGGCCTGCCCGACGACACCATCGACATCACCTTCACGGGCTCCGCGGGCCAGTCCTTCGGAGCGTTCCTACCGCGCGGTGTCACCCTGCGCCTGGAGGGTGACGCCAACGACTACGTCGGCAAGGGCCTGTCCGGCGGCCGTGTCGTCGTCCGCCCGGACCGCGGGGCCGACCACCTCGCCGAGTACTCCACCATCGCGGGCAACACCATCGCCTACGGTGCGACCGGCGGCGAGCTCTTCCTCCGCGGCCGGACCGGAGAGCGCTTCTGCGTCCGCAACTCCGGTGCCACCGTCGTCTCCGAGGGCGTGGGCGACCACGGCTGCGAATACATGACCGGCGGTCACGCGGTCGTCCTCGGCGAGACCGGACGCAACTTCGCCGCAGGCATGTCGGGGGGCATCGCGTACGTCATCGACCTGGACCCCGACAACGTCAACACCGGCAACCTCGGTGCCGTCGAGGCGCTCGACGAGGTCGACGAGCAGTGGCTGCACGACGTCGTGCGCCGCCACCAGGAGGAGACCGGTTCCACGGTCGCCGAGAAGCTGCTTGCCGACTGGGACACCGCGGTGGCCCGGTTCCGCAAGATCATCCCGTCCACCTACAAGGCAGTGCTCGCCGCCAAGGACGCCGCTGAGCTCGCCGGTCTCTCCGAGCAGGAGACCACCGAGAAGATGATGGAGGCGGCGACCAATGGCTGA
- a CDS encoding glutamate synthase subunit beta, which produces MADPKGFLTTGREVARTRPVGERVKDWNEVYVPGSLLPIISKQAGRCMDCGIPFCHNGCPLGNLIPEWNDYAYREDWSAASERLHATNNFPEFTGRLCPAPCESACVLGINQPAVTIKNVEVSIIDKAWDSGDVTPQPPERLSGKTVAVIGSGPAGLAAAQQLTRAGHTVVVYERADRIGGLLRYGIPEFKMEKSHINRRIEQMRAEGTKFRTETEIGRDIDAAKLRRRYDSIVIAAGATVSRDLPVPGRELNGVHFAMEYLPLANKVQEGDLTVSPITAEGKHVVVIGGGDTGADCVGTAHRQGAASVTQLEIMPKPGEDRNANQPWPTFPMLYKVTSAHEEGGERLYSVSTTHFEGDEDGNVQSLHLIEVEFKDGKLEQKAGTERVIPAQLVTLAMGFTGTDQANGLVQQFGLELDERGNIARDEDYATNVDGVYVAGDAGRGQSLIVWAIAEGRSAARGVDRFLTGASALPAPIRPTDRSLMV; this is translated from the coding sequence ATGGCTGACCCCAAGGGCTTCCTGACCACCGGACGCGAGGTCGCCAGGACCCGTCCCGTCGGCGAGCGCGTCAAGGACTGGAACGAGGTCTACGTTCCCGGTTCGCTGCTGCCGATCATCAGCAAGCAGGCCGGCCGCTGCATGGACTGCGGCATCCCGTTCTGCCACAACGGCTGTCCGCTCGGAAACCTCATCCCCGAGTGGAACGACTACGCCTACCGCGAGGACTGGTCCGCCGCGTCCGAGCGCCTGCACGCCACGAACAACTTCCCGGAGTTCACCGGGCGGCTGTGCCCGGCTCCCTGCGAGTCGGCGTGCGTGCTCGGCATCAACCAGCCGGCCGTCACCATCAAGAACGTCGAAGTCTCCATCATCGACAAGGCCTGGGACAGCGGCGACGTCACCCCGCAGCCGCCCGAGCGCCTCTCCGGCAAGACCGTCGCCGTCATCGGCTCCGGCCCGGCCGGACTGGCCGCCGCCCAGCAGCTGACCCGGGCCGGCCACACGGTCGTCGTCTACGAGCGTGCCGACCGCATCGGCGGCCTGCTGCGCTACGGGATCCCCGAGTTCAAGATGGAGAAGTCGCACATCAACCGCCGCATCGAGCAGATGCGCGCGGAAGGCACCAAGTTCCGCACGGAGACCGAGATCGGCCGTGACATCGACGCCGCGAAGCTGCGCCGCCGTTACGACTCGATCGTCATCGCCGCCGGAGCCACCGTCTCCCGCGACCTGCCCGTCCCGGGCCGCGAGCTGAACGGCGTGCACTTCGCGATGGAGTACCTCCCGCTCGCCAACAAGGTGCAGGAGGGCGACCTGACGGTCTCCCCGATCACCGCCGAGGGCAAGCACGTCGTCGTCATCGGCGGCGGCGACACCGGTGCCGACTGCGTCGGCACCGCCCACCGGCAGGGAGCGGCCTCCGTCACCCAGCTGGAGATCATGCCGAAGCCGGGCGAGGACCGTAACGCCAACCAGCCCTGGCCGACCTTCCCCATGCTCTACAAGGTCACCTCCGCGCACGAGGAGGGCGGCGAGCGGCTCTACTCCGTCTCGACCACCCACTTCGAGGGGGACGAGGACGGCAACGTCCAGTCGCTGCACCTGATCGAGGTGGAGTTCAAGGACGGCAAGCTGGAGCAGAAGGCCGGCACCGAGCGCGTCATCCCGGCGCAGCTCGTCACCCTGGCCATGGGCTTCACCGGCACCGACCAGGCCAACGGCCTCGTCCAGCAGTTCGGCCTCGAACTCGACGAGCGCGGTAACATCGCCCGTGACGAGGACTACGCGACCAACGTCGACGGCGTCTACGTCGCCGGTGACGCGGGCCGTGGCCAGTCCCTCATCGTGTGGGCCATCGCCGAGGGCCGCTCCGCGGCACGTGGCGTGGACCGCTTCCTCACCGGAGCCAGCGCGCTGCCGGCCCCGATCCGCCCGACGGACCGTTCACTGATGGTCTGA
- a CDS encoding rhomboid family intramembrane serine protease: MEAAPTACFRHPSYETYVRCTRCDRYICPDCMREAAVGHHCVECVREGHRSVRQARSLFGGAVPMAAAPVVTYALMALNVLAYVVEVVRSETVDRFGMLGAVLVDPAGGQYYYQGETFPGFDLIGVAGGEWYRLVTGAFLHLPPDSSFGVMHLVFNMLALWNVGRVVEGQLGRARYLALYLLSAVGGSVLVYLVSPETTAVGASGAVFGMAASFYVINRRLGRDMQAVNRFMAGFLLWMVLSAAFTSWEGHLGGLLTGGLVTYGLAYAPARLRTSAMQLAGGAVLVGLLAVVVVMRTASLTGAA; the protein is encoded by the coding sequence ATGGAGGCCGCCCCTACCGCCTGTTTCCGCCACCCGTCGTACGAGACGTACGTGCGCTGCACGCGCTGCGACCGCTACATCTGCCCGGACTGCATGCGCGAGGCCGCGGTCGGCCATCACTGCGTGGAGTGCGTGCGGGAGGGGCACCGTTCGGTCCGTCAGGCCCGCTCCCTGTTCGGCGGCGCGGTGCCGATGGCCGCGGCCCCCGTGGTCACGTACGCGCTGATGGCGCTCAACGTCCTCGCGTACGTCGTCGAGGTGGTGCGGTCCGAAACGGTGGACCGGTTCGGGATGCTCGGTGCGGTGCTGGTCGATCCGGCGGGCGGGCAGTACTACTACCAGGGGGAGACGTTCCCCGGCTTCGACCTGATCGGGGTGGCCGGCGGCGAGTGGTACAGGCTGGTGACCGGTGCCTTCCTGCATCTGCCGCCCGACTCGTCGTTCGGGGTGATGCATCTCGTCTTCAACATGCTCGCCCTGTGGAACGTGGGCCGCGTCGTCGAGGGCCAACTCGGCCGGGCGCGTTACCTGGCGCTGTACCTGCTGTCCGCGGTGGGCGGTTCGGTGCTGGTCTACCTGGTCTCGCCGGAGACCACCGCGGTCGGGGCGTCCGGGGCGGTCTTCGGGATGGCCGCTTCCTTCTACGTCATCAACCGGCGCCTGGGCCGGGACATGCAGGCGGTCAACCGCTTCATGGCCGGCTTCCTGCTCTGGATGGTCCTCTCCGCCGCGTTCACCTCGTGGGAGGGCCACCTCGGCGGCCTCCTGACGGGTGGCCTGGTGACCTACGGGCTCGCCTACGCCCCGGCGAGGCTGCGGACCTCCGCGATGCAGCTGGCCGGCGGGGCGGTCCTGGTCGGGCTGCTGGCCGTGGTGGTGGTCATGCGGACGGCGTCCCTGACCGGTGCCGCCTGA